The DNA segment AGTGTGGTTACGGTAACCTTGGATTTACAATGCTCCACGCTCTCTCTTCTAAGTGGGTTGATGATCCGTCAAAAGCAAGCCGTCCGTTTGATAAGCAGCGCGATGGTTTTATCATGGGTGAAGGTTCAACAATTCTTGTTCTTGAAGAATACGAACATGCAAAAGCACGCGGTGCAAAGATTTATGCAGAAGTTGCAGGTTACGGCGGATCAACAGACGGTTATCACCTTACAGCACCAAACCCAAACGGAATTCCAGGTGCAAAATGTATGACTATTGCAATGAAAGACGCAGGCGTAAAACCTGAAGAAGTTACATATTACAACGCTCACGGAACTTCAACACACCTTAATGATTCCGGAGAAACAAAAATGCTTCACATCGCATTCGGTGATGCAGCAAAGAAACTTCACATTTCTTCTACAAAGTCTATGACAGGTCACTGTCTCGGAAATGCAGGTTCTCTTGAAGCAATGATCTGTATAAAGGCAATCCAGGATTCATACATTCCTGCTACAATCAATCTTGATGAAGTTGACGTAGAAGGCGGATGTGACCTTGATTATACTCCAAACCACGGCCTCAACATGAACGTTGATGTTGCAATGAGTGCAAACTTTGGATTTGGCGGACAT comes from the Treponema rectale genome and includes:
- the fabF gene encoding beta-ketoacyl-ACP synthase II, with the protein product MRRVVVTGLGCISPVGNTVDETWQAIKDGKSGVAAITRYDATPFKVKYAAEVKNFDASKYMDSSAARKMGLFSRYAVAAAKMALEDSDLLGKADILEDTAVYLGVGIGGLEVTENTMKAYFESNYTRMPPMTIPELIPNEAAGNISLAFGLHGATHTVATACASGTDAIGDALDQIRCGRYDVILAGGAESTQCGYGNLGFTMLHALSSKWVDDPSKASRPFDKQRDGFIMGEGSTILVLEEYEHAKARGAKIYAEVAGYGGSTDGYHLTAPNPNGIPGAKCMTIAMKDAGVKPEEVTYYNAHGTSTHLNDSGETKMLHIAFGDAAKKLHISSTKSMTGHCLGNAGSLEAMICIKAIQDSYIPATINLDEVDVEGGCDLDYTPNHGLNMNVDVAMSANFGFGGHNGCLVFKKVK